From a single Osmerus eperlanus chromosome 8, fOsmEpe2.1, whole genome shotgun sequence genomic region:
- the si:ch211-243j20.2 gene encoding uridine-cytidine kinase-like 1 isoform X2 yields MALTMNQAAVDVGTQPTEKADEDDRSVPRSDSGSGDDSLDSLLNCPLTSSLSPRKRTTSQSKTEPPLLRTNKRTIYTAGRPPWYNVTGTTFKEAFVIGLCGGSASGKTTVANKIIEALDVPWVVLLSMDSFYKVLTREEQELASRNEYNFDHPEAFDFELLVTVLRKLKKGKSVKVPVYDFTSHCRRKDWKTVYGANVVIFEGILAFANKELLKLLDMKVFVDTDSDIRLVRRLKRDISERGRDINGVIKQYNKFVKPAFEQYIEPTVPVADIVVPRGGENFVALDLIVQHVHSQLEKREITVRSALASAHQGQPLPETLSVMESTPQVRGMHTIIRNKDTNRDEFIFYSKRLMRLLIEHALSFLPLKPVSVETPQGAFYEGKRLSGQRITGVSILRAGETMEQALMAVCKDIRLGKILIQTNHDTGEPELHYLRLPRDISEDYVILMDSTVSTGAAALMAVRVLLDHDVQEEKIFLLSLLMAEMGVHSVAYAFPRVRIITTAVDKKVNDQFHIIPGIGNFGDRYFGTDAPSDWYESDEGMDY; encoded by the exons ATGGCTCTGACAATGAACCAAGCTGCCGTCGATGTCGGCACTCAGCCTACAGAGAAAGCTGATGAAGACGACAGATCTGTGCCCAGATCAGACAG CGGAAGCGGAGACGATTCCCTGGACAGCCTTCTCAACTGCCCTTTGACATCCTCTCTGTCGCCGCGGAAACGGACGACCAGCCAGAGCAAGACCGAGCCCCCCCTGCTGAGGACCAATAAGAGGACGATCTACACGGCCGGGCGCCCGCCCTGGTACAACGTCACCGGCACCACCTTCAAAGAGGCCTTCGTCATCG GCTTGTGTGGAGGAAGTGCTTCTGGGAAGACCACCGTAGCCAATAAGATCATAGAAGCCCTCGATGTTCCCTGGGTGGTTCTGCTCTCCATGGACTCCTTCTACAAG gTCCTgaccagagaggagcaggagttgGCCTCGAGGAACGAGTATAACTTTGACCACCCGGAGGCGTTTGACTTTGAGCTGCTGGTGACGGTGTTGAGGAAGCTGAAGAAGGGCAAGAGCGTGAAAGTTCCCGTCTACGACTTCACCTCCCACTGCCGGCGCAAAGACTGG aAAACTGTGTATGGAGCCAATGTTGTCATCTTTGAGGGGATTCTGGCTTTTGCCAACAAAGAGCTTCTGAAG CTGCTGGACATGAAGGTGTTTGTGGACACAGACTCAGACATCCGTCTGGTAAGGCGTTTGAAGAGGGACATTTCGGAGCGCGGCCGAGACATCAACGGGGTCATCAAGCAGTACAACAAGTTTGTGAAGCCGGCGTTTGAGCAGTACATAGAACCCACAGTACCAGTGGCTGACATTGTGGTGcccagag gGGGAGAGAACTTTGTAGCGTTGGACCTGATTGTGCAGCATGTCCACAGCCAGCTGGAGAAG CGTGAGATCACAGTAAG gTCGGCCCTGGCCTCGGCCCACCAGGGGCAGCCTCTCCCAGAGACCCTCAGTGTCATGGAGAGCACACCTCAGGTCCGGGGGATGCACACCATCATCAG GAACAAGGATACGAATCGTGACGAGTTCATCTTTTACTCCAAGAGACTAATGAGACTTCTGATTGaacacgctctctctttcttgccccTCAAG CCTGTGTCGGTGGAGACCCCCCAGGGTGCCTTCTACGAGGGGAAGAGGCTCAGTGGCCAGAGA atcACAGGTGTGTCCATCCTCAGGGCAGGAGAGACCATGGAGCAGGCTCTCATGGCTGTGTGTAAAGACATACGGCTGGGGAAGATCCTCATACAGACCAACCATGATACTGGAGAACcagag CTGCACTACCTCCGGCTGCCCCGGGACATCAGTGAGGACTATGTGATCCTGATGGATAGCACTGTGTCCACCGGAGCAGCTGCTCTCATGGCTGTCAGGGTGCTGCTG GACCATGATGTCCAGGAGGAGAAGATcttcctgctgtctctgctcATGGCTGAGATGGGCGTCCACTCCGTGGCCTACGCCTTCCCCAGGGTCCGCATCATCACCACGGCCGTCGACAAGAAGGTCAACGACCAGTTCCATATCATCCCTGGCATCG gTAATTTTGGGGACCGCTACTTTGGTACAGACGCACCTTCAGACTGGTACGAGAGTGATGAAGGGATGGACTACTGA
- the si:ch211-243j20.2 gene encoding uridine-cytidine kinase-like 1 isoform X3: protein MALTMNQAAVDVGTQPTEKADEDDRSVPRSDSLLNCPLTSSLSPRKRTTSQSKTEPPLLRTNKRTIYTAGRPPWYNVTGTTFKEAFVIGLCGGSASGKTTVANKIIEALDVPWVVLLSMDSFYKVLTREEQELASRNEYNFDHPEAFDFELLVTVLRKLKKGKSVKVPVYDFTSHCRRKDWKTVYGANVVIFEGILAFANKELLKLLDMKVFVDTDSDIRLVRRLKRDISERGRDINGVIKQYNKFVKPAFEQYIEPTVPVADIVVPRGGENFVALDLIVQHVHSQLEKRKQRWDMSALASAHQGQPLPETLSVMESTPQVRGMHTIIRNKDTNRDEFIFYSKRLMRLLIEHALSFLPLKPVSVETPQGAFYEGKRLSGQRITGVSILRAGETMEQALMAVCKDIRLGKILIQTNHDTGEPELHYLRLPRDISEDYVILMDSTVSTGAAALMAVRVLLDHDVQEEKIFLLSLLMAEMGVHSVAYAFPRVRIITTAVDKKVNDQFHIIPGIGNFGDRYFGTDAPSDWYESDEGMDY, encoded by the exons ATGGCTCTGACAATGAACCAAGCTGCCGTCGATGTCGGCACTCAGCCTACAGAGAAAGCTGATGAAGACGACAGATCTGTGCCCAGATCAGACAG CCTTCTCAACTGCCCTTTGACATCCTCTCTGTCGCCGCGGAAACGGACGACCAGCCAGAGCAAGACCGAGCCCCCCCTGCTGAGGACCAATAAGAGGACGATCTACACGGCCGGGCGCCCGCCCTGGTACAACGTCACCGGCACCACCTTCAAAGAGGCCTTCGTCATCG GCTTGTGTGGAGGAAGTGCTTCTGGGAAGACCACCGTAGCCAATAAGATCATAGAAGCCCTCGATGTTCCCTGGGTGGTTCTGCTCTCCATGGACTCCTTCTACAAG gTCCTgaccagagaggagcaggagttgGCCTCGAGGAACGAGTATAACTTTGACCACCCGGAGGCGTTTGACTTTGAGCTGCTGGTGACGGTGTTGAGGAAGCTGAAGAAGGGCAAGAGCGTGAAAGTTCCCGTCTACGACTTCACCTCCCACTGCCGGCGCAAAGACTGG aAAACTGTGTATGGAGCCAATGTTGTCATCTTTGAGGGGATTCTGGCTTTTGCCAACAAAGAGCTTCTGAAG CTGCTGGACATGAAGGTGTTTGTGGACACAGACTCAGACATCCGTCTGGTAAGGCGTTTGAAGAGGGACATTTCGGAGCGCGGCCGAGACATCAACGGGGTCATCAAGCAGTACAACAAGTTTGTGAAGCCGGCGTTTGAGCAGTACATAGAACCCACAGTACCAGTGGCTGACATTGTGGTGcccagag gGGGAGAGAACTTTGTAGCGTTGGACCTGATTGTGCAGCATGTCCACAGCCAGCTGGAGAAG AGGAAACAGCGCTGGGACAT gTCGGCCCTGGCCTCGGCCCACCAGGGGCAGCCTCTCCCAGAGACCCTCAGTGTCATGGAGAGCACACCTCAGGTCCGGGGGATGCACACCATCATCAG GAACAAGGATACGAATCGTGACGAGTTCATCTTTTACTCCAAGAGACTAATGAGACTTCTGATTGaacacgctctctctttcttgccccTCAAG CCTGTGTCGGTGGAGACCCCCCAGGGTGCCTTCTACGAGGGGAAGAGGCTCAGTGGCCAGAGA atcACAGGTGTGTCCATCCTCAGGGCAGGAGAGACCATGGAGCAGGCTCTCATGGCTGTGTGTAAAGACATACGGCTGGGGAAGATCCTCATACAGACCAACCATGATACTGGAGAACcagag CTGCACTACCTCCGGCTGCCCCGGGACATCAGTGAGGACTATGTGATCCTGATGGATAGCACTGTGTCCACCGGAGCAGCTGCTCTCATGGCTGTCAGGGTGCTGCTG GACCATGATGTCCAGGAGGAGAAGATcttcctgctgtctctgctcATGGCTGAGATGGGCGTCCACTCCGTGGCCTACGCCTTCCCCAGGGTCCGCATCATCACCACGGCCGTCGACAAGAAGGTCAACGACCAGTTCCATATCATCCCTGGCATCG gTAATTTTGGGGACCGCTACTTTGGTACAGACGCACCTTCAGACTGGTACGAGAGTGATGAAGGGATGGACTACTGA
- the si:ch211-243j20.2 gene encoding uridine-cytidine kinase-like 1 isoform X1 translates to MALTMNQAAVDVGTQPTEKADEDDRSVPRSDSGSGDDSLDSLLNCPLTSSLSPRKRTTSQSKTEPPLLRTNKRTIYTAGRPPWYNVTGTTFKEAFVIGLCGGSASGKTTVANKIIEALDVPWVVLLSMDSFYKVLTREEQELASRNEYNFDHPEAFDFELLVTVLRKLKKGKSVKVPVYDFTSHCRRKDWKTVYGANVVIFEGILAFANKELLKLLDMKVFVDTDSDIRLVRRLKRDISERGRDINGVIKQYNKFVKPAFEQYIEPTVPVADIVVPRGGENFVALDLIVQHVHSQLEKRKQRWDMSALASAHQGQPLPETLSVMESTPQVRGMHTIIRNKDTNRDEFIFYSKRLMRLLIEHALSFLPLKPVSVETPQGAFYEGKRLSGQRITGVSILRAGETMEQALMAVCKDIRLGKILIQTNHDTGEPELHYLRLPRDISEDYVILMDSTVSTGAAALMAVRVLLDHDVQEEKIFLLSLLMAEMGVHSVAYAFPRVRIITTAVDKKVNDQFHIIPGIGNFGDRYFGTDAPSDWYESDEGMDY, encoded by the exons ATGGCTCTGACAATGAACCAAGCTGCCGTCGATGTCGGCACTCAGCCTACAGAGAAAGCTGATGAAGACGACAGATCTGTGCCCAGATCAGACAG CGGAAGCGGAGACGATTCCCTGGACAGCCTTCTCAACTGCCCTTTGACATCCTCTCTGTCGCCGCGGAAACGGACGACCAGCCAGAGCAAGACCGAGCCCCCCCTGCTGAGGACCAATAAGAGGACGATCTACACGGCCGGGCGCCCGCCCTGGTACAACGTCACCGGCACCACCTTCAAAGAGGCCTTCGTCATCG GCTTGTGTGGAGGAAGTGCTTCTGGGAAGACCACCGTAGCCAATAAGATCATAGAAGCCCTCGATGTTCCCTGGGTGGTTCTGCTCTCCATGGACTCCTTCTACAAG gTCCTgaccagagaggagcaggagttgGCCTCGAGGAACGAGTATAACTTTGACCACCCGGAGGCGTTTGACTTTGAGCTGCTGGTGACGGTGTTGAGGAAGCTGAAGAAGGGCAAGAGCGTGAAAGTTCCCGTCTACGACTTCACCTCCCACTGCCGGCGCAAAGACTGG aAAACTGTGTATGGAGCCAATGTTGTCATCTTTGAGGGGATTCTGGCTTTTGCCAACAAAGAGCTTCTGAAG CTGCTGGACATGAAGGTGTTTGTGGACACAGACTCAGACATCCGTCTGGTAAGGCGTTTGAAGAGGGACATTTCGGAGCGCGGCCGAGACATCAACGGGGTCATCAAGCAGTACAACAAGTTTGTGAAGCCGGCGTTTGAGCAGTACATAGAACCCACAGTACCAGTGGCTGACATTGTGGTGcccagag gGGGAGAGAACTTTGTAGCGTTGGACCTGATTGTGCAGCATGTCCACAGCCAGCTGGAGAAG AGGAAACAGCGCTGGGACAT gTCGGCCCTGGCCTCGGCCCACCAGGGGCAGCCTCTCCCAGAGACCCTCAGTGTCATGGAGAGCACACCTCAGGTCCGGGGGATGCACACCATCATCAG GAACAAGGATACGAATCGTGACGAGTTCATCTTTTACTCCAAGAGACTAATGAGACTTCTGATTGaacacgctctctctttcttgccccTCAAG CCTGTGTCGGTGGAGACCCCCCAGGGTGCCTTCTACGAGGGGAAGAGGCTCAGTGGCCAGAGA atcACAGGTGTGTCCATCCTCAGGGCAGGAGAGACCATGGAGCAGGCTCTCATGGCTGTGTGTAAAGACATACGGCTGGGGAAGATCCTCATACAGACCAACCATGATACTGGAGAACcagag CTGCACTACCTCCGGCTGCCCCGGGACATCAGTGAGGACTATGTGATCCTGATGGATAGCACTGTGTCCACCGGAGCAGCTGCTCTCATGGCTGTCAGGGTGCTGCTG GACCATGATGTCCAGGAGGAGAAGATcttcctgctgtctctgctcATGGCTGAGATGGGCGTCCACTCCGTGGCCTACGCCTTCCCCAGGGTCCGCATCATCACCACGGCCGTCGACAAGAAGGTCAACGACCAGTTCCATATCATCCCTGGCATCG gTAATTTTGGGGACCGCTACTTTGGTACAGACGCACCTTCAGACTGGTACGAGAGTGATGAAGGGATGGACTACTGA